Below is a window of Leucobacter chromiiresistens DNA.
GCGGCCTGCACGTGGGCGCGCGCGAGCGACGCGATGGGGAGGGCGCGCGACGCGTCGATTGGCGTCCCGTGGAGGTGCTCGTAGCGGCGGATCCGCGATCCGATGCGGTCGATCCGCCCGCTGAAGTAGGCGAGCACCTGCGTCGGGAAGTCGTCGACGATCTCCTCGCCGTTCCCGTCGAGGTCGGCGTGGCCCGTCGCGGTTCGGAGGATCGCGCTGCCGGTGTCGGAGATGAGCGCGGTCAGTCGCTGCGGCATGAATCGCGGCAGGCGAGCGGCGAACAGCTCCCATTCCCGGAGCGCCCGGGGCATGTCGCCCGACGAGATCGCCTGACCGACCGCGCCGAGGTGCCCGAGCCACATCCGATGCCGCGTGGTGGCGGGGAGCGACTCGGTGAGCGAGAAGAGCGCGACGTCGCTCCCATCGGTATCGCCGAGATAAAGCGCGAGCATCGCCTCCGTGACGGTCGCCGAGGCGAGCAGGTCGCGCAGCTCGGGCGGGCTCGATACGGCGATGTCGGTGACTCGGGCGATGCGCTCGGTGCACGTGGCCGGATCGCCCGGGCGCCGACCGATCTTGATGTTCTCGACGTCGATGAGCTGGCCTGCGAGGAGCGCCACCTCGGGGAACGGGTGCGTGGCCGCGATGCGCCGGATGTCGTCGAGGTCGGAGCCGATCGGCTCGGTCGTGTTCCACCGGGCGAAGACGAACTCCGCATCGCGCTCGAGCGGCTCCTGGTCGTCCGCGCCGGCGAACGCGCTCGATCGCGCCCGCTGCGGGATGGGCGACTCGGCCGACAGCTGACTCGCCAGCGCGCTCGCGGCGATGCGCAGCGCCGGGGTGGGCACATCGTCGCGAGACACGGAGTGCAGGCTGCGGAGCCCCGCCAGCGCCCCGTGCATCACCGTGGCGGCGCGGCTGCGATCGAGCGGGTGGAGCGCAGCGCCCGATCCCGCGCCGCGCACGAGCAGATCGCGGCACTCGGCGCCGGCCCCGAAGCCGAGCGCGTCGAGGGACGCCCGCTCGAACAGGGCGGCTCGCGACCGATCGGGGCGCCGGCGGCCCGCCTCGTCGTCGGCCACCGTCGTGCAGAAGTGAGCCTCCCGTTCGGAGAGCGGTACGCCGAGCGACTCCTGCAGCATCAGCGTGCGCGCGGCGCGCCGTTCGGCGCTCGCCACCGCGTCGGGCGCCGCCCGCAGGCGCATGCCGCTCGCGAGGAGCTCGGGGACGCCGTAGAGGGTCGTGTCGCGCGGGGTCGGGATCAGCACGCCGTTCGCCACGAGCGACGCGACCGCTGGGCCGCCGATGAGGTCCTCGTGACCGTACAGGGTGCGCGGTTCGAGCTGCGCGAGCGTGATGGCGCCGGCGATCTCGTCGGGCGTCAGCGCGCTCCGGGCCAGCGCATCGGCGTGTTCGAGCGTGGCGACACCGGACTCGCTGAGGTGCGTGAGCGATAGGCGGGGCCAGGGGGTGGCGATCACCGCCCCCTGCGCGGCGAGGTGGATCAGATCGATGAGCCATGCCGGGCGACCCCACGACATCGCGTGCAGGGCGGCGAGCACGCCGGCGTCGATGGGCGCGGTGGTCACCTCGACGGCGATCTGCAGCGTCTCGGGCGGGGTGAGCGGCTCCAGTCGCACGTACCGGGTGGCGGATGCGTCGGGCCCGTCGGGCGCGAGCAGGCGCGCCCACTCGGGCGTGCGGTGCGACTCCTCCGCCGGCTGCTCGGAGGCCGCGGCGCAGAGGATCCGCCCGCCGGCGCGCGCGCGTTCGACGAGCACGCCGAGCAGCTCGGCCGGGGCCCGCTCCGCGTCGTCGACGAGCACGACGCGCGCGCGATCGGCATCGGAGACGAGTGTCGATGCCTCGGGTTCGGCGGCGCTGCAGGCGAGCACCGGCTGCCCGGATTCGCGCAGCGCGCCCGCCACCGCGCGGATGATGTGCGAGCGGCCGCTCCCGCTCCGGCCCGACAGCACGACGGTGCCGGGCGCTTCCAGCTCCTGCACCACCTGAGCGATCAGATCGCTCCGCACCCTGCCTCGTTGCACGCGTCGACTCACGCCCTTCCCCCCTTGAAAGACGAACTGCCTCCGTAAGCGCTGAGCATTCGCTCAACACATACGGCTTCTGGGAACACCATAGCTTGCCGATAGTGCTGTGCTGAGGGGTTGACTTCAGCCGGGCATCGGCTTCGCCTCAGCGGTGCCCGGAGAAACGTACGGAGCAGGCTGCGCAGCGCATCAGTAATGCGCGCCCGCCACTCAGTAGTTCGGTGCCCATGTCTCGGCGTGAAGCGCCGGCGCGCGCAGCACTACGGCAAGCCGTAGCTTCAGCCAACGCTCAGAAATAGCCTCGCCGGAGGGGACAGGACTCTGTCCGAACCCCGACGCCGCAGCGACGCGGAGCACACGTCAGCACGAATCAGAGGGGGCCTTTCGTGGGGTACAGAGAAGACAGGCGGAGGAGAGGCTTCAGGCGAGCCGCTCGTCCGATGGCAGCGGGGCTGGCGGCGTTGACCGCGCTCGCCTCGGCAGCGACATTCGGCGCGACCGCCGCGGTCGCCGATGCAGACCTTCCGAGCGCAGACGCGCAATCGGCGGGCCACGGGCACGGGCTCTGGATCGACGGCCTCGGCCTCGACGTCGCGAGCACGGCATCGTCGAGCACCGAGTTTCCGGGCGCCGCGGGCCCCGAGACGAGCGGATTGGACCTCGCACTGCTGCAGACCGCGACGGTCGACGCCAATGGGCTCACGCTGCCGCTGCTGAGCGACGGCACCAACGGGGGCCTGCTGGCACTCGGCGATCTCGGGGCGCTCTCCAGCTACTCCGCTTCGCCCTCCGCGACTTCCTCGGTCGCCTCGTCGGGCATCATCACGGAAGACGGCGGCATCGATCTCGGACCGGTGAACGACCCATCCAGCTTCACTCCGGCGCAGCTCGACGCGAGCGCCCTCGTGCGTCAGCTCCTCGGCGACGCCGTCGCAGACGAGCTCCTCGACGAAGCCACGCTGAGCGTCGGCGCCCTCGCCTCGCGCGTCGATGCCGAGAACGGCGCGCCGACCTCGGAGTACTCGCTCTCGGGCCTCGAGCTCGAGCTGTCGAGCCCCGCCGTCGGCGGTCTCGTCGACGACGTCGACGGCCTCGCGGCCACCCTCCTCGATCCGGTCGACGCGCTCCTCGCTGAGGGCGGCAGCGTCGACACCCTCGTCACCACCCTGGTCGGCACGCTGAACGCGCTGCCGCTTGTCGACGCCTCGGTCAACAGCATCGGGCTCGACACGACCCCCCTCACGGGCCAGCTGCGCGAGCAGCTGCTGGAGGAGCCGGTCGAGAACGGCGACGGCAGCGTGTCGGTCAACCTCAACGACGGAACGATCACCGTCTACCTGGATCAGCTGGCCATCAGCGGTCAGCCGGGCGAGACCCTGAGCACCCTCGCGCCCAACACGGACGTGCTGAGCGGAGACACGGTCACGGCGATCCTCAACGGCGTGAGCGAGGCTCTCGTCGGCCCGGGTCCCAATTCCCTCGTGACGAAGGCCACGACCCTGATCACCGAGGGCGTCTACGGCGTCGGCCTGACGGTCGACCTCGAGGTCGGGCTGGGATTGGACCTCGGACTGTCGACGGTCGACGTCGCCGCCGGCTCGGTGCTCATCGAGGGCACGCTCGGCGGCATCCTGGGGCAGGCGGGCTACGACCCGCTCGGCATCGACACGTCCGACGTGACGCTGCTGCCCGGGCTCCCCGTTCCGGTCGACCTCGGCGCAGTGCTGCAGCCCGTGGTCAACGCGATCACGCCGGTCGTCTCGAGCATCGGCGCGGCGATCCTGCCCGTGCTCACCACGACCGTCGCAGACATCCAGCCGTCGCTCGTCGAGCTCCTGGAGCCGATCGTGACGGGGCTGCTCGACGAGGCGCTCGAGCCGGTGCTCACCCAGGTGCTCGATGTCACCATCAACGAGCAGCCGGAGGAGAGCGATCTCGGGGCCGAGGGCTTCACGGTGCGGGCGCTGAGCGTCACGCTGCTGCCGCTGCTCGGCGACGCGTCGGTGGACGTGCAGCTCGGATCAGCCTCGGCGTTCGCCGAAGCTGCTGCCGCGACGCTGACCGCCGCCCCGAACCCGGTGGAGCAGGGCGGCACCGTCACT
It encodes the following:
- a CDS encoding LuxR C-terminal-related transcriptional regulator — translated: MRSDLIAQVVQELEAPGTVVLSGRSGSGRSHIIRAVAGALRESGQPVLACSAAEPEASTLVSDADRARVVLVDDAERAPAELLGVLVERARAGGRILCAAASEQPAEESHRTPEWARLLAPDGPDASATRYVRLEPLTPPETLQIAVEVTTAPIDAGVLAALHAMSWGRPAWLIDLIHLAAQGAVIATPWPRLSLTHLSESGVATLEHADALARSALTPDEIAGAITLAQLEPRTLYGHEDLIGGPAVASLVANGVLIPTPRDTTLYGVPELLASGMRLRAAPDAVASAERRAARTLMLQESLGVPLSEREAHFCTTVADDEAGRRRPDRSRAALFERASLDALGFGAGAECRDLLVRGAGSGAALHPLDRSRAATVMHGALAGLRSLHSVSRDDVPTPALRIAASALASQLSAESPIPQRARSSAFAGADDQEPLERDAEFVFARWNTTEPIGSDLDDIRRIAATHPFPEVALLAGQLIDVENIKIGRRPGDPATCTERIARVTDIAVSSPPELRDLLASATVTEAMLALYLGDTDGSDVALFSLTESLPATTRHRMWLGHLGAVGQAISSGDMPRALREWELFAARLPRFMPQRLTALISDTGSAILRTATGHADLDGNGEEIVDDFPTQVLAYFSGRIDRIGSRIRRYEHLHGTPIDASRALPIASLARAHVQAANDQNPVALLQCADALTTAGYWAPAAHALREAKRIFMRRRAAGSVNRCEALLGELETAARRVDPWFSLDRLPTSDHVQLTPRESATARLVAEGLSNKEIAVRLRCSVRTVESHIAHARAKLSAGDRGELAALMREVRVPGEERERAAVMRRRLDSRLVDQMR